Proteins encoded by one window of Xiphias gladius isolate SHS-SW01 ecotype Sanya breed wild chromosome 15, ASM1685928v1, whole genome shotgun sequence:
- the LOC120800608 gene encoding uncharacterized protein LOC120800608 isoform X1, producing MDVEDLEEPESDVEEHGTTRPYKEPKGTLSKMRQQSGNSATEPDLYGAEFAGFLPAYPVCMPHDRWGDRGGGGGEDIQDDVLHSCCTAEGSIDRASSSSMLEYLVYLDDQHNIADCTITRPVTPPVTPGTHRACPFIPLPSSVATVATTVSSIGNPAVSGPMTDTCTPISSMCSPTGSAWATLRSTSKSPGCSDRNPVSAAAHLHLLGESLSLIGHHLQETDKMVCMSSSLSLLLDSLVCALAPLICLTAQIPELRSCTKHTMASTMENISYVMPGL from the exons ATGGATGTGGAGGACCTGGAGGAACCAGAGTCAGATGTTGAGGAACATGGCACGACGAGGCCTTACAAG GAACCAAAAGGCACCCTCAGTAAGATGAGACAACAGTCTG GTAACAGTGCAACTGAGCCTGACCTCTATGGAGCTGAGTTTGCGGGCTTCCTGCCTGCCTATCCAGTGTGTATGCCACATGACAGgtggggagacagaggaggagggggaggagag GATATCCAAGACGACGTGTTGCATTCATGTTGcacagcagagggcagcattGATCGG GCAAGTTCAAGCTCCATGCTAGAGTACCTGGTGTATTTAGATGACCAGCACAACATAGCAGACTGTACCATTACCAGACCTGTCACCCCTCCTGTTACTCCAGGAACCCACAGAGCTTGTCCGTTCATACCTCTTCCAAGTTCAGTGGCAACTGTGGCCACTACAGTTAGCTCTATAGGTAATCCAGCGGTATCTGGCCCCATGACTGACACCTGTACTCCCATTAGTTCCATGTGCAGTCCCACTGGCTCAGCCTGGGCCACTCTCAGATCCACATCCAAGAGTCCTGGCTGCTCTGATAGGAATCCAGTCAGTGCTGCAGCTCACCTACACCTCCTGGGAGAGTCCTTGTCCCTGATTGGACACCATCTTCAGGAGACAGAT AAAATGGTGTGCATGTCCAGTAGCTTGTCTCTGCTCTTGGACTCCCTAGTGTGTGCCTTGGCTCCTCTAATCTGCCTGACCGCACAGATACCAGAGCTCAGGagctgcacaaaacacacaatg GCCTCAACTATGGAAAACATCTCTTATGTGATGCCTGGGCTGTGA
- the LOC120800608 gene encoding uncharacterized protein LOC120800608 isoform X2: MDVEDLEEPESDVEEHGTTRPYKEPKGTLSKMRQQSGNSATEPDLYGAEFAGFLPAYPVCMPHDRWGDRGGGGGEDIQDDVLHSCCTAEGSIDRASSSSMLEYLVYLDDQHNIADCTITRPVTPPVTPGTHRACPFIPLPSSVATVATTVSSIGNPAVSGPMTDTCTPISSMCSPTGSAWATLRSTSKSPGCSDRNPVSAAAHLHLLGESLSLIGHHLQETDCVPWLL, from the exons ATGGATGTGGAGGACCTGGAGGAACCAGAGTCAGATGTTGAGGAACATGGCACGACGAGGCCTTACAAG GAACCAAAAGGCACCCTCAGTAAGATGAGACAACAGTCTG GTAACAGTGCAACTGAGCCTGACCTCTATGGAGCTGAGTTTGCGGGCTTCCTGCCTGCCTATCCAGTGTGTATGCCACATGACAGgtggggagacagaggaggagggggaggagag GATATCCAAGACGACGTGTTGCATTCATGTTGcacagcagagggcagcattGATCGG GCAAGTTCAAGCTCCATGCTAGAGTACCTGGTGTATTTAGATGACCAGCACAACATAGCAGACTGTACCATTACCAGACCTGTCACCCCTCCTGTTACTCCAGGAACCCACAGAGCTTGTCCGTTCATACCTCTTCCAAGTTCAGTGGCAACTGTGGCCACTACAGTTAGCTCTATAGGTAATCCAGCGGTATCTGGCCCCATGACTGACACCTGTACTCCCATTAGTTCCATGTGCAGTCCCACTGGCTCAGCCTGGGCCACTCTCAGATCCACATCCAAGAGTCCTGGCTGCTCTGATAGGAATCCAGTCAGTGCTGCAGCTCACCTACACCTCCTGGGAGAGTCCTTGTCCCTGATTGGACACCATCTTCAGGAGACAGAT TGTGTGCCTTGGCTCCTCTAA
- the LOC120800682 gene encoding uncharacterized protein LOC120800682, whose translation MNENFSGRYHGSSPLELRLVLLGNLGCGKTSSADTILGQLAPISPIASRSCQLRQGFSEGRNVTLVEAPRWYWNGGKMEDSVRKETERAMNLAAPGPHGILLLVPVSQFTEMESCVPAMLEEVFGEESLDHTLVLLTCGDYLMGRTVEEYLQKEHPGLRQIIERCGGRCHVINNRQRQDREQVRELLEKVDNMVQQNGVYHMKTVQERELEKRVKERKKELLESYRAQKEERRETVASTRITNTETQRSIDRGGEYSIALERRRRQERDEMDGRVGVSQGLHSTPVPERKSYSELDDDRQVKRTPSFKLNADGAMLSQMSEVKSTPKMTTTFHNRINSLEESFPEAFPTASPPSPVFSPSPSSPTLPASPSSLPLSSSPSSSLRLVLLGRSGAGKSAAGNNILGREEFKSHPDSLIAITQDCEKKKALVEGRRVAVVDTPDWFYSEHTPDEVRAQISSCVALSSPGPHAFLLCVPLDQPAKTELQALRALETVFGPEAVQKHTLVLFTYADRLRASGKAGNKSVEAYIASQGGDLLNLVEKCRDRFHVMENGEGGRERGNVAELLEKVEQTVKEAGGQCYSCPAFQEAENRVRQKQVEIAREKRGKKLEQEKLGDNGQLSSERLVFYPYMQPVAEMEEEVREDEIEKTRDEAEMSVRTMNIESLPPVTLSSLSPSLLNSILEKMESSAKMLPKLLADSSVWVSEGAKKVKSSPVWGTVGSGAQNVQKMVVDSSVWGKVGASAGHVSKLVGDRVPKVVADGSAWVGSGAKAASASPMWEKVGSGAKLMAERSMHVGAGIGAGAKNLAQSPMWGKVGSGAKTGAKLVADSYMRVGAGIGASAKKVAQSPVWEKVGSGAKAGAKMVSESSVWEKMGTTANQVPKVVIGGALLGLLLGVFLGGVIGGAAGAAAGSVLTEVGRRKLSNRNMLEKTDEAAKKVERTVNDSVDSMVKQGVKVLKTE comes from the exons ATGAATGAAAACTTCAGCGGGCGCTACCATGGGTCCTCGCCCTTAGAACTGCGACTTGTTCTTTTGGGGAACCTTGGATGTGGAAAGACATCATCAGCAGACACTATCCTCGGCCAGCTGGCCCCCATCTCACCCATTGCCTCCAGGAGCTGCCAGCTGCGACAGGGCTTCTCTGAGGGCAGGAATGTGACTCTGGTGGAGGCGCCGAGATGGTACTGGAACGGCGGCAAGATGGAGGACAGTGTCAGGAAGGAGACAGAGCGAGCAATGAATCTAGCAGCACCAGGTCCACATGGTATTTTGCTGCTGGTGCCAGTTAGCCAGTTCACAGAG ATGGAGAGTTGTGTGCCTGCAATGCTGGAGGAGGTGTTTGGGGAGGAGTCACTGGATCACACCCTGGTGCTGCTTACCTGTGGGGACTACTTGATGGGGAGAACAGTGGAG gaatacctgcagaaagaaCACCCAGGGCTGAGGCAGATAATCGAGCGCTGTGGGGGGAGGTGCCATGTCATCAATAATCGTCAGCGACAGGACAGGGAGCAGGTCCGTGAGCTGCTGGAGAAg GTGGACAATATGGTGCAGCAAAATGGGGTATACCACATGAAAACAGTCcaggagagagagctggagaaacgagtgaaagagagaaaaaaagaacttctGGAAAGTTACAGAGCtcaaaaggaagaaagaagagagacgGTCGCATCAACGCGCATCAcgaacacagaaacacagaggagtATTGATAGAGGAGGGGAGTACAGCATCGCCttggagaggagaaggagacaaGAGAGGGATGAGATGGACGGAAGAGTGGGTGTAAGTCAAGGGCTTCATTCAACTCCAGTACCAGAGCGAAAGTCATATTCTGAGCTGGACGATGACAGGCAGGTGAAGAGGACACCCAGTTTCAAACTGAATGCAG ATGGAGCTATGCTCTCACAAATGTCTGAGGTTAAATCAACTCCAAAAATGACCACTACTT ttcatAACAGAATCAACAGCTTAGAAGAGAGTTTTCCTGAGGCGTTTCCTACTGCTTCTCCTCCTTCGCCTGtcttctccccctccccctcctccccaacCTTGCCTGCCTCTCCTTCCTCACTCCCCTtatcctcctccccctcctcatca CTGCGTCTGGTGCTGCTTGGGCGATCTGGAGCAGGGAAGAGTGCAGCTGGCAACAACATCCTGGGGCGGGAGGAGTTTAAGTCGCACCCGGACAGCCTCATAGCCATCACTCAGGattgtgagaaaaagaaagcactGGTTGAAGGAAGAAGG GTGGCAGTGGTGGATACCCCAGACTGGTTCTATTCAGAGCATACTCCAGATGAGGTGCGAGCTCAGATCTCCTCCTGTGTTGCTTTGTCCAGTCCTGGTCCCCACGCCTTCCTCCTGTGCGTCCCCTTAGACCAGCCTGCAAAGACTGAGCTCCAGGCACTCAGGGCCCTCGAAACTGTGTTTGGCCCAGAAGCAGTCCAGAAACACACTCTGGTCCTCTTTACCTACGCAGATCGACTGAGGGCAAGTGGGAAGGCAGGAAACAAGAGCGTGGAGGCATACATTGCCAGTCAGGGGGGGGATTTGTTAAACCTGGTTGAGAAATGTCGGGACAGGTTTCATGTTATGGAGAATGGAGAaggtgggagggagagggggaatgTGGCGGAGCTGCTAGAGAAGGTGGAGCAGACAGTGAAGGAGGCTGGAGGACAGTGTTATTCTTGTCCTGCTTTTCAGGAGGCAGAGAACCGAGTGAGGCAGAAACAGGTAGAGATAGCAAGGgagaaaagaggcaaaaagCTAGAGCAAGAAAAACTAGGAGACAATGGACAACTAAGCTCTGAGAGGCTTGTATTCTATCCCTACATGCAGCCTGTGGCTGAGAtggaagaggaagtgagagaagATGAGATTGAGAAAACGAGGGATGAGGCAGAGATGAGTGTAAGAACCATGAATATCGAGAGCCTTCCTCCTGTTACGCTTTCGAGCTTGTCCCCGTCACTCCTTAATTCCATTTTGGAGAAAATGGAGTCTAGTGCAAAAATGTTACCCAAACTGTTGGCAGATAGCTCTGTGTGGGTCAGTGAGGGAGCAAAGAAGGTGAAAAGTAGTCCAGTGTGGGGGACAGTTGGCAGCGGAGCACAAAACGTCCAGAAGATGGTGGTTGATAGTTCCGTGTGGGGGAAGGTGGGAGCTAGTGCCGGACATGTGTCCAAACTAGTAGGAGATAGAGTGCCCAAGGTGGTGGCGGATGGTTCTGCATGGGTGGGATCTGGAGCAAAAGCAGCATCAGCAAGTCCCATGTGGGAAAAAGTTGGTTCAGGGGCCAAACTAATGGCAGAAAGATCCATGCATGTCGGGGCTGGGATCGGAGCCGGGGCAAAGAATTTGGCGCAGAGTCCTATGTGGGGAAAAGTCGGATCTGGGGCCAAAACTGGAGCTAAACTGGTGGCTGACAGTTATATGCGAGTTGGAGCTGGAATCGGTGCCAGTGCAAAGAAGGTGGCACAGAGTCCGGTGTGGGAGAAGGTGGGTTCTGGGGCCAAAGCAGGGGCCAAAATGGTGTCTGAGAGCTCAGTGTGGGAGAAAATGGGGACTACTGCTAATCAGGTGCCCAAGGTAGTCATCGGGGGTGCGTTGCTGGGTCTCCTGCTTGGTGTGTTTTTGGGGGGTGTCATTGGCGGAGCTGCCGGTGCAGCAGCTGGATCGGTGTTAACTGAAGTGGGCAGACGAAAACTCAGCAACAGAAACATGTTAGAAAAGACAGATGAAGCTGCAAAAAAAGTGGAGAGAACCGTGAACGACAGTGTGGACTCAATGGTAAAACAAGGAGTGAAAGtactgaaaactgaatga
- the LOC120800607 gene encoding heme oxygenase-like, giving the protein METDQKTQQTTAGQMTDRDLSEQIKKVTKESHVRAENTEIMLSFQRGQVTLAQYKLLLCSLYEIYQALEEEMDRNSNHPGVAPIYFPAELARVESIEKDLEYFYGPDWREKIVVPAATKRYCHRLRQIGKENPEFLIAHAYTRYLGDLSGGQVLGRIAQKSMGLKSNEGLSFFAFPGVSSPNLFKQLYRSRMNSVELTEEERNGVLEEAVRAFEFNIQVFDDLQKMLSATENQLQNGTAHSKPVQAIQTPGAIISTSPLLKMVLGLFVALATVSMGIYAF; this is encoded by the exons ATGGAGACAGATCAGAAGACTCAGCAGACAACTGCAGGACAGATGACAGACAG GGATCTGTCAGAACAAATCAAAAAGGTGACTAAAGAGAGTCACGTCagggcagaaaacacagaaattatgCTGAGCTTCCAGAGGGGACAAGTCACCCTTGCACAATATAAG ctcctcctgtGCTCGCTGTACGAGATCTACCAGGCCCTGGAGGAAGAGATGGACAGGAACTCCAACCACCCTGGTGTCGCACCCATTTATTTCCCCGCTGAACTGGCCAGGGTGGAGTCCATCGAGAAAGACCTGGAATACTTCTACGGCCCGGACTGGAGAGAGAAGATTGTTGTCCCTGCAGCCACTAAAAGATACTGCCACAGACTCAGACAG atcgGTAAAGAAAATCCTGAATTTCTGATTGCCCACGCTTACACCCGGTACCTCGGTGACCTGTCTGGAGGGCAGGTCCTGGGTCGAATCGCCCAGAAGTCCATGGGGCTTAAGAGCAACGAGGGTCTGTCGTTCTTTGCCTTCCCCGGAGTCTCCAGCCCCAACCTGTTCAAACAGCTCTACCGCAGCCGGATGAACAGCGTGGAGCTgacggaggaggagaggaatggCGTGCTGGAGGAGGCCGTCAGAGCCTTCGAGTTTAACATTCAG GTCTTTGATGATTTACAAAAGATGCTGAGTGCCACCGAAAATCAGCTGCAGAATGGTACAGCACACTCCAAACCAGTGCAGGCAATCCAGACCCCTGGAGCCATCATCAGCACTTCCCCACTGCTGAAGATGGTCCTGGGACTCTTTGTGGCTCTGGCTACCGTCAGTATGGGAATCTATGCTTTTTAG